One part of the [Pantoea] beijingensis genome encodes these proteins:
- a CDS encoding PrgI family protein, whose product MPVYLDEVPADAEKIARPLTLRWVICLFIILAVGTTLVLWQWTGERSGFVFWFTALGLPFCFWGLLFSFRRIGYKIEQNGEAGWNYECGVIENDEISRGKRFAWILDSYVQTQAGRGVGSLLAAIEQGIPLMNTVKPRVGNIAVRHSRLTEFDGNPDALEEALNKAAIRVKNILEQLPETLECWVMFECDAGLSEKEEATLLHLMVLKSKRSLHRLSVSGPASVDYWLDRYWRKPSVLVVLTVSLRPTPKENDAEAITALVFCNRKSHRFPNAVRLHRPQQSRNETLTHNMMHSLRWAEIQPKGIKGIWMTGEAVTSLPGLNQACEDNKATLSLTEDIKNIDDVLGFPGKASFWAAIALASEVVQESGVQFIAAHSDPRNDDIWLATITAKGRQKEVIRE is encoded by the coding sequence ATGCCAGTTTATCTGGATGAAGTTCCCGCTGATGCTGAAAAGATCGCGAGACCGCTGACTCTGCGTTGGGTTATTTGTCTATTTATCATTCTGGCCGTTGGCACAACGTTGGTACTTTGGCAATGGACTGGAGAACGAAGCGGGTTCGTATTCTGGTTTACCGCGCTGGGATTGCCATTTTGTTTCTGGGGTCTGTTATTCAGCTTCCGGCGTATAGGTTACAAAATTGAACAAAACGGCGAAGCTGGCTGGAACTATGAATGCGGGGTTATTGAAAATGATGAAATTTCCCGTGGAAAACGATTTGCCTGGATTCTGGATTCGTATGTGCAAACTCAGGCTGGTCGTGGCGTGGGAAGTTTACTGGCGGCAATAGAGCAGGGCATTCCATTGATGAATACCGTTAAACCTCGCGTAGGGAATATTGCCGTAAGACATTCCAGATTGACCGAATTTGACGGAAACCCTGATGCCCTTGAAGAGGCGCTTAACAAAGCGGCAATACGGGTTAAGAACATACTTGAACAGCTCCCTGAAACACTTGAATGTTGGGTTATGTTTGAATGTGATGCGGGGTTATCGGAGAAAGAAGAGGCCACATTACTGCACCTGATGGTATTGAAATCTAAAAGATCGTTGCACAGGCTATCGGTTAGCGGACCTGCTAGCGTGGATTACTGGCTGGATCGCTACTGGCGAAAACCCTCCGTATTGGTAGTTCTTACCGTTTCATTACGTCCAACGCCTAAAGAAAATGATGCTGAAGCAATAACGGCGCTGGTGTTCTGTAACCGTAAAAGTCATCGATTTCCGAATGCTGTCCGATTGCACCGTCCTCAACAAAGCCGTAATGAAACTCTGACCCACAATATGATGCATTCCTTGCGCTGGGCGGAAATACAGCCGAAGGGGATAAAGGGTATATGGATGACCGGCGAAGCGGTAACTTCTTTGCCCGGATTAAATCAGGCCTGCGAAGATAATAAAGCAACGCTCAGCCTGACTGAAGATATTAAAAATATAGATGATGTACTCGGGTTTCCCGGAAAAGCGTCGTTTTGGGCAGCGATCGCGCTTGCCAGCGAAGTTGTACAGGAAAGTGGTGTGCAGTTTATTGCCGCCCATTCTGACCCCAGGAATGACGATATCTGGCTTGCCACTATTACCGCAAAAGGACGACAGAAGGAAGTAATCAGGGAATGA
- the tssJ gene encoding type VI secretion system lipoprotein TssJ gives MTSISLRQVVLLALCSLLAGCGLTQTVTEGTVSMTKAIFYKKIKVLHLDFEPRAAANADEAQTPLATMVRVYQLKDRQKVEAADYQKLLRDADSTLKEDMVASKSLLVMPKGSVSLNMPMDEDAKYVAIIGLFNRPEMKNNTWRLVLSRDDLDPDKPRTIELGKGSLTLVPVKE, from the coding sequence ATGACATCTATTTCCCTGCGACAGGTTGTCCTGCTCGCTCTCTGCAGTTTACTGGCGGGTTGCGGACTGACGCAGACCGTCACTGAGGGTACCGTCAGCATGACCAAAGCCATTTTCTACAAAAAGATAAAGGTGCTGCATCTTGACTTTGAACCACGCGCGGCGGCCAATGCCGATGAAGCTCAGACGCCGCTGGCGACCATGGTCCGGGTATATCAGTTAAAAGACCGTCAGAAAGTGGAGGCCGCCGACTACCAGAAACTGCTGCGTGATGCCGACAGCACGCTGAAAGAGGACATGGTGGCGAGCAAATCCCTGTTGGTGATGCCCAAAGGCAGTGTCTCTCTTAATATGCCGATGGATGAAGACGCGAAGTATGTCGCGATCATCGGGCTGTTTAACAGGCCGGAGATGAAGAACAATACCTGGCGACTGGTGTTGAGCCGTGATGACCTCGATCCGGACAAACCTCGCACCATTGAGCTTGGGAAGGGTTCCCTGACGCTGGTTCCCGTTAAGGAGTGA
- a CDS encoding ImcF-related family protein, producing MTKFKENAKEKSLLGTTFLALIFLNAIILFLLTTGSDYMASKFGIGPYVIERVFLVCTATSVIVILIAWGLEKHFFLAGRSGAHSLWRENRSDSASAAVSNQANKFVDEKELAEGSFHAEPLTDHLHLRYGRRWKSKVRLLLVQGRDDHIEKVVPGLRRDHWQENDGIVLIHAGLAKAPPDPEFIDVLNQVRPQRPVDGIVQVMDCAALPDPAELDTLVRSRQKGDSLFGWQAPVWLWFIREEAWSQEGEGVPATGTLFGPGALPDAAIASLATLSSRLRRAGMSVLLRDTRHDWLLKLSDRLRGALKQQLTPLLTSLMTGPAPYRLRGVMFSPVLPATSTLPHARLGHPAWQALEEDCLHEHPRKLGFHWQRVLRLILLALVLLWGAGTLLSLGVNRAQIYQAQETARVAADTRHPLTERLRNQLVLQQAIARLQNCEVHGAPWYTRFGLNQDSDTLRMLWPLYARNNQTLMRDVLAGELHRQLNAFVQLPPASDARTSATRKTYDLLKSYLMLARPDKVDAPWLAGNMLKAWPSRTGVANSVWQTQAPKLLGFYAQNLPSHPEWKIKPDVELVGTVRQILLKQIGQRNAESGLYQEMLQRIARNWPDLTLGDITGDTDASTLFSTSEVVPGMFTRQAWEEQVENAIDEVVKTRRSEIDWVLTDKTHQASNDILPEALKQRLTERYFTDFGNAWLNMANSIQWNEAGSLSEAIAQLNLLADVRQSPLVALMNTLAWQGQTGAKGEALADSLVNSAKKLVGRKKNAQRFIEQAQGPKGPLDAVFGPLNGLMAGKDGTGSNGNLSFQSWLARVTQVRLKLQQVTSAPDPQAMAQMLAQTVFQGKAIDLTDTRDYGSLVAASLGQEWNGFGQALFVQPLDLAWRQVLAPAAGSLNARWQSTIVSQWNTAFAGRYPFKATGSDASLPLLAQFLRGDSGRIAAFLKTNLGGILHQEGSRWVVDPSASQGMTVNPTFLNAINQLANIADIVFSQGDAGIHFELMARPSRDVAQMQLALDGQNLDYFNQMESWQSFTWPGNTYYPGVDLSWRSVSTEMQLYAHNQGNWGFIRLLDKALITPLDSSRTQLVWITPDGNPLKFIMRSELGDGPLALLKLQGFRLPESIFSVDPDDVNTTLASSEGQ from the coding sequence ATGACAAAATTCAAAGAAAATGCCAAAGAGAAATCACTTCTTGGTACAACGTTTTTAGCCTTAATCTTCCTGAATGCCATCATTCTTTTTTTGCTCACCACGGGCAGCGATTATATGGCGTCAAAGTTTGGGATAGGGCCTTATGTCATTGAACGTGTATTTTTAGTATGCACAGCAACAAGCGTTATTGTCATTCTGATTGCCTGGGGGCTGGAAAAACACTTTTTCCTTGCAGGCCGTAGTGGCGCACATAGTCTGTGGAGGGAAAACAGAAGTGACTCCGCCAGTGCGGCAGTGTCTAATCAGGCAAATAAGTTTGTTGATGAAAAAGAACTGGCTGAAGGAAGTTTTCACGCGGAACCACTCACCGATCACCTCCACCTCCGTTATGGCCGCCGCTGGAAATCTAAGGTTCGTCTGCTGTTGGTTCAGGGCCGTGATGATCATATCGAAAAAGTGGTTCCGGGGCTCAGGCGTGACCACTGGCAGGAAAACGACGGGATTGTGCTGATCCATGCCGGATTGGCTAAGGCCCCGCCTGATCCTGAATTTATCGACGTCCTGAACCAGGTCCGTCCTCAGCGCCCGGTTGACGGCATTGTACAGGTGATGGATTGCGCGGCGCTCCCCGATCCTGCAGAGCTGGATACGCTGGTTCGCAGCCGTCAGAAGGGCGATTCACTGTTTGGCTGGCAGGCTCCGGTTTGGCTGTGGTTTATTCGTGAGGAAGCTTGGAGCCAGGAAGGGGAGGGCGTTCCAGCGACCGGTACGCTGTTTGGGCCGGGGGCGCTACCGGACGCGGCGATCGCATCTCTGGCGACGCTTTCCAGCCGTCTGCGTCGCGCGGGGATGTCAGTGCTGCTCCGCGATACCCGTCACGACTGGCTGCTGAAATTGTCCGATCGGCTGCGCGGGGCTCTTAAACAACAGTTAACGCCGTTGCTGACCAGCTTGATGACCGGGCCCGCGCCTTATCGTTTGCGCGGCGTGATGTTCAGCCCTGTACTGCCAGCAACCTCCACGCTGCCGCACGCGCGGCTGGGCCACCCGGCCTGGCAGGCGCTGGAAGAAGACTGTTTGCACGAACATCCACGGAAACTGGGTTTTCACTGGCAGCGCGTGCTGCGTCTGATACTGCTGGCGTTAGTTCTGTTGTGGGGGGCAGGAACGCTGCTGTCGCTGGGGGTTAACCGTGCGCAAATTTATCAGGCGCAGGAAACCGCGCGCGTTGCCGCCGATACCCGGCACCCCTTGACCGAACGCCTGCGTAATCAGCTCGTGCTTCAGCAGGCCATTGCCCGTTTGCAGAACTGCGAAGTGCACGGAGCACCGTGGTACACCCGCTTTGGCCTCAATCAGGACAGTGATACGCTGCGGATGCTCTGGCCACTGTACGCCCGTAACAACCAGACGCTGATGCGTGATGTACTGGCCGGCGAACTACACCGTCAGCTCAATGCCTTTGTACAACTTCCTCCTGCCAGTGATGCGCGAACGTCAGCAACCCGGAAAACCTATGACTTGCTCAAAAGCTACCTGATGCTGGCTCGTCCAGATAAAGTGGATGCACCCTGGCTTGCCGGAAATATGCTGAAAGCCTGGCCGTCCCGCACGGGCGTTGCCAACAGTGTCTGGCAGACCCAGGCGCCGAAATTGCTCGGCTTTTACGCTCAGAATCTGCCGTCCCATCCGGAATGGAAAATCAAACCGGATGTGGAGCTGGTGGGAACCGTGCGTCAGATCCTGCTCAAGCAGATTGGGCAGCGTAATGCGGAGTCAGGTCTGTATCAGGAGATGCTACAGCGTATCGCCCGCAACTGGCCGGATTTAACGCTGGGGGATATAACCGGCGATACCGATGCATCGACCCTTTTCTCGACCTCCGAGGTGGTACCGGGAATGTTCACCCGGCAGGCGTGGGAAGAGCAGGTTGAAAACGCCATTGATGAGGTCGTGAAAACCCGCCGTTCGGAAATTGACTGGGTGCTGACGGATAAGACCCATCAGGCGAGCAACGATATCTTGCCAGAAGCGCTGAAGCAGCGCCTGACAGAACGTTACTTCACCGATTTCGGTAATGCCTGGTTGAATATGGCCAACAGCATCCAGTGGAATGAAGCGGGCTCATTGTCTGAAGCCATTGCTCAGCTCAACCTGCTGGCGGATGTGCGCCAGTCGCCGCTGGTGGCGCTGATGAACACGTTGGCCTGGCAGGGGCAGACCGGGGCCAAAGGTGAGGCGTTGGCCGATTCACTGGTGAATTCCGCGAAGAAACTGGTGGGGCGTAAAAAAAATGCGCAGCGGTTTATTGAGCAGGCTCAGGGGCCGAAAGGTCCTCTGGATGCGGTATTTGGTCCGCTAAATGGCCTGATGGCCGGGAAAGACGGCACGGGTAGCAACGGCAACCTGAGTTTCCAGTCCTGGCTGGCGCGTGTGACACAGGTGCGCCTCAAGCTGCAACAGGTTACCAGTGCGCCGGATCCGCAGGCGATGGCACAGATGTTGGCTCAGACAGTCTTCCAGGGCAAAGCGATAGATCTGACCGATACCCGGGATTACGGTAGCCTGGTCGCCGCAAGCCTCGGTCAGGAGTGGAATGGTTTTGGTCAGGCGTTGTTTGTTCAGCCGCTGGACCTGGCGTGGCGCCAGGTGCTGGCTCCGGCTGCAGGGAGTCTCAATGCCCGCTGGCAGAGTACCATCGTGTCGCAGTGGAACACTGCATTTGCCGGACGCTACCCGTTTAAGGCCACGGGAAGTGATGCCTCGCTGCCGTTGCTGGCGCAGTTCCTGCGTGGCGACTCCGGTCGCATTGCCGCGTTCCTGAAAACCAATCTTGGTGGGATCCTGCATCAGGAAGGAAGCCGCTGGGTGGTTGATCCTTCAGCAAGCCAGGGCATGACGGTAAATCCGACATTTCTGAACGCCATTAATCAACTGGCGAATATCGCAGATATTGTTTTCTCGCAGGGTGATGCCGGTATTCATTTTGAGCTGATGGCACGCCCATCGCGTGATGTTGCTCAGATGCAGCTGGCGCTGGACGGTCAGAACCTGGATTACTTTAACCAGATGGAAAGCTGGCAGAGCTTTACCTGGCCGGGGAATACTTACTATCCGGGCGTGGACCTCAGCTGGCGTTCCGTGAGTACCGAAATGCAGTTGTATGCTCATAATCAGGGAAACTGGGGCTTTATCCGGTTGCTGGATAAGGCTTTGATTACTCCACTGGATAGCAGCCGAACCCAACTGGTTTGGATCACGCCGGACGGCAACCCGTTGAAATTTATTATGCGTAGTGAGCTGGGTGACGGGCCATTGGCGCTTCTGAAACTTCAGGGTTTTCGTTTGCCTGAATCAATTTTTTCAGTCGATCCTGACGATGTGAATACCACTTTGGCTTCCTCGGAGGGACAATAA
- the tssG gene encoding type VI secretion system baseplate subunit TssG, giving the protein MERESQPARAGLTEQLKKDIWRVNFYRFCQLLEQDNPGAPLLGTANKPTADPVRFRPWPGMGFPASELRAVETDEDHPELPPTVRTTFLGMYGVDSPLPTAYLDDIAQRREGYEATASFLDIFSHRITTQYYRIWRKYAYPATFESGGTDATSQCLLGLVGLGIPGTADNVATPVSRFLALLGTMRLPTRNAEGIRQLVGLLAPDTTATIITPDPVKVRVSQRSGLGKGSRVALSQRATLGKTGKEACSRVLLMLATNNPEEAEGWLPGGQLHTDLLVLLRVYLGYRSDVRLRLTVPVSSLPEPRLGQKRCIQLGRTGVLGLKNGKPGKCAHLTVSLGCYEGLDCRPLSPAQDGDYRFD; this is encoded by the coding sequence ATGGAAAGAGAATCACAGCCAGCACGTGCCGGGCTGACCGAGCAACTTAAAAAGGATATCTGGCGGGTTAACTTCTACCGGTTCTGCCAACTGCTTGAGCAGGACAATCCCGGTGCGCCGTTGCTCGGTACTGCCAATAAGCCGACCGCCGATCCTGTGCGTTTCCGTCCCTGGCCTGGGATGGGCTTTCCGGCAAGTGAGTTGCGTGCCGTAGAAACAGACGAAGACCATCCGGAGCTGCCACCGACGGTGCGCACCACCTTTCTGGGGATGTACGGCGTGGACTCGCCGCTGCCGACGGCCTACCTGGATGATATTGCCCAACGCCGCGAAGGATATGAAGCTACGGCATCATTTCTTGATATTTTCAGCCACCGCATTACCACCCAGTACTACCGTATCTGGCGTAAGTACGCCTACCCGGCGACGTTTGAATCAGGTGGTACGGATGCGACTTCACAGTGCCTGTTAGGTCTGGTCGGGCTGGGCATTCCCGGCACGGCGGATAATGTGGCCACTCCGGTCTCACGTTTTCTGGCGCTGCTGGGCACCATGCGCCTGCCGACCCGTAATGCCGAGGGGATTCGCCAACTGGTTGGCCTGCTGGCGCCGGACACCACGGCGACCATTATCACCCCTGATCCGGTAAAGGTCCGGGTGTCGCAGCGCAGCGGTCTGGGGAAAGGCAGCCGCGTCGCCCTGTCACAGCGGGCGACGCTCGGCAAAACCGGGAAAGAAGCCTGTAGCCGCGTATTGCTGATGTTGGCGACGAATAACCCGGAAGAAGCTGAAGGCTGGTTGCCCGGCGGGCAACTCCACACTGACCTGCTGGTGCTGCTGCGGGTCTACCTGGGTTATCGTTCAGACGTGCGACTACGGCTGACCGTCCCGGTGAGTTCGCTGCCTGAACCGCGTTTAGGGCAAAAGCGCTGTATCCAGCTTGGCCGCACTGGCGTGCTGGGACTGAAAAATGGCAAGCCTGGGAAATGTGCCCATCTGACCGTCAGCCTGGGCTGTTACGAAGGACTGGACTGCAGGCCGCTGTCTCCGGCACAGGATGGCGATTACCGCTTCGATTAA
- the tssF gene encoding type VI secretion system baseplate subunit TssF — MDDLTLRYYEAEMRYLREAGKEFARAHPDRAAMLNLDKTGARDPYVERLLEGFAFLMGRLREKLDDDLPELTEGLVSLLWPHYMRTIPSLSVVAFDPEWQQLKQAEILSEGFPVLSRPVGPDKTVCQYRTTRDITLQPLHLADACLQTEPDGRAAIRLRFECAARVDWAKSGIGHVAIYLDAESPVASALHLALTRRVHAMYTRHAATRTERIRFNGWCKPMGFEDNERLWPKGDSTFSGYQLLLEYFSFRQKFMFVELRGLELTGLNQDTTWFETDIVLDGGWPSDMPFETENFRLHCAPVINLFTLEADPLTLDPLENEYLLRPLRVQDGHTEIYSVDNIHGAVKNGKHPYVPFTSFRHRGGMMRYDAPERYFHTRVKRGPSGLYDTWLILGGRSFEMEQLTEKPESLSMRITGTNGQMPRKALESTLLDRVVKAGKVPVKVMNLNAPTLPLYPPANDRFHWRVMSHLGSSFLSMMDNPEVLRGTLALYDWTDDEMNRRRLEAIVAVKHTLIRRFERGYMLRGVDIEVTLNADNFAGEGDVNLFGEMLHRFFALYADVHLFNQLTLVLQPTGKRLRWKENHSQHVPG, encoded by the coding sequence ATGGATGATTTAACCCTGCGCTATTACGAGGCCGAGATGCGCTATTTGCGCGAAGCCGGTAAAGAATTTGCCCGTGCTCACCCCGACCGCGCAGCGATGCTCAATCTGGATAAAACCGGTGCCCGTGACCCATATGTGGAGCGCCTGCTTGAAGGTTTCGCCTTCCTGATGGGACGCCTGCGCGAAAAGCTGGATGATGACCTGCCGGAGCTGACCGAAGGGCTGGTAAGCCTGCTCTGGCCGCACTATATGCGCACTATTCCATCACTCTCCGTCGTGGCGTTCGATCCGGAATGGCAACAACTAAAGCAGGCTGAAATCCTGTCTGAGGGGTTTCCGGTGTTGTCTCGTCCGGTTGGGCCGGATAAAACCGTCTGCCAGTACCGTACCACCCGTGATATCACTCTGCAGCCCCTTCATCTGGCTGATGCGTGCCTACAGACAGAGCCGGACGGACGTGCGGCTATTCGGCTGCGCTTTGAGTGCGCCGCCAGGGTGGACTGGGCGAAAAGCGGGATCGGTCATGTCGCTATTTACCTGGACGCTGAAAGTCCGGTGGCTTCGGCTCTGCATCTGGCGCTGACCCGCCGGGTTCATGCGATGTATACCCGCCATGCGGCAACGCGTACTGAACGCATCCGCTTTAACGGCTGGTGCAAACCAATGGGTTTTGAAGACAACGAACGTCTGTGGCCAAAAGGTGATTCGACCTTTAGCGGTTACCAGCTACTGCTGGAGTACTTCAGTTTCCGCCAGAAATTTATGTTTGTTGAGCTGCGCGGGCTGGAGTTGACCGGGCTGAATCAGGACACGACCTGGTTTGAAACCGATATTGTGCTCGACGGCGGCTGGCCATCTGATATGCCGTTTGAAACCGAAAATTTTCGTCTGCACTGTGCCCCGGTGATTAACCTCTTTACCCTGGAAGCGGACCCGCTGACCCTCGATCCGTTGGAAAACGAATACCTGCTGCGCCCGCTGCGCGTGCAGGACGGACATACCGAGATCTACAGCGTTGATAACATTCACGGCGCGGTGAAAAATGGCAAACACCCTTACGTGCCGTTCACCAGTTTTCGCCATCGTGGCGGTATGATGCGCTACGATGCGCCGGAGCGTTATTTCCATACCCGCGTGAAGCGTGGCCCGTCCGGGCTGTATGACACCTGGCTTATTCTCGGGGGGCGTTCGTTTGAGATGGAGCAACTGACGGAAAAACCCGAGTCGTTATCGATGCGCATCACCGGGACCAACGGACAGATGCCGCGTAAGGCGCTGGAAAGTACGCTGCTTGATAGGGTCGTGAAAGCGGGAAAAGTGCCTGTGAAGGTAATGAACCTTAATGCGCCCACCTTGCCACTGTATCCGCCTGCGAATGATCGCTTTCACTGGCGCGTCATGAGCCACCTGGGCTCCAGCTTCTTAAGTATGATGGATAACCCTGAAGTACTGCGCGGTACGCTGGCACTGTATGACTGGACAGATGATGAAATGAACCGTCGCCGGCTGGAGGCCATTGTAGCGGTGAAGCATACGCTGATCCGCCGGTTTGAGCGTGGCTACATGTTGCGCGGCGTGGATATTGAGGTGACGTTGAACGCCGACAACTTCGCGGGCGAGGGTGATGTAAATCTGTTTGGTGAAATGCTGCATCGCTTCTTTGCGCTGTATGCCGATGTTCACCTTTTCAATCAGCTGACGCTGGTACTGCAACCGACAGGGAAACGACTGCGATGGAAAGAGAATCACAGCCAGCACGTGCCGGGCTGA
- a CDS encoding PAAR domain-containing protein, whose protein sequence is MLPIIRKGDKTTHGGSVLTCSSTMKFGGIGVARKGDKVSCPQNGHGPTTIVEGNSNYLDNGVPVAFHGHKCGCGCTLISSFSAGKVG, encoded by the coding sequence ATGCTACCAATCATCCGTAAAGGCGATAAAACAACCCACGGTGGTTCCGTATTAACGTGTTCCTCTACCATGAAATTCGGTGGTATTGGCGTTGCGCGTAAAGGCGATAAAGTTTCCTGCCCGCAAAATGGACACGGTCCTACAACTATCGTCGAAGGCAATTCTAATTATCTTGATAATGGTGTCCCCGTTGCATTTCATGGTCATAAATGCGGCTGTGGCTGCACGCTTATTAGTTCGTTTTCTGCAGGAAAGGTTGGCTGA